Genomic DNA from Oscillatoria salina IIICB1:
CCAAACCGACAAAAATATCCAGCATCCGGTCTACCATACCATTGAGGGGATGAACGCGACCCAAAGGACGACTAACCCCAGGCATAGTTACATCAACAGTTTCTGCTTCTAGTTGAGCTTGGATTTGAGCTTGTTGGAGTTCAGTTTTCTGAGTTTCGAGAGCTATTTGTAAAGCTTCTTTAACTTCATTAGCTAAAGCACCAAGACGCGGTCGTTCTTCCGGGCTTAACTTACCCATACCGCGCAAAATTTGGGATAGCTGTCCTTTTTTACCCAAATAATTAACTCGTAGCTGTTCTAACGCTTCGAGAGTATCAGCAGCAGTGAGAGCTTTAGTTGCTTCTTGTTTTAGTGAAGTAAGCTGAGTAGAAATATTTTCGAGAGAACTAGGCATGATTTGGTCGTTAGCAATGCTTGAGTTAGCAAAAATCGTACATCTGTCTACAAAACCATTTTCGCAAAAGTTTGTCGAGCTAGCGAACTGACAAAGTAATTGTGTCATGAGAAAGGACGAGATCCTGCATCACTACGCCACTAATAAGAACGAACTCAACCAATGGGACGATCTCTGCTGAGCCCAATTTTACGTTACTTTGAGTAAATCCTAAGATATGATTTGACAGATGGCTGTTGCGATAAATTTTGACAAAGAAGAATGAAATTGCTCATCAGCAACGACGATGGTTTTCTAGCAAAAGGCATTCGTACCCTTGCTAACACTTTAGCCCAAGCTGGTCACGAAGTTACAGTCGTTTGTCCCGATCGCGAAAGGTCTGCTACTGGTCACGGACTTACTTTACATCAACCTATTCGGGCTGAGATTGTCGAATCGATTTTTGATTCCCGGGTCACAGCTTGGTCTTGTTCGGGAACGCCCTCTGACTGCGTAAAATTCGCCCTCTCTGCTGTTTGCGATCCTCGCCCAGATTTTGTCCTTTCTGGGATTAATCATGGCTCTAATCTTGGCACTGATGTACTTTACTCTGGCACGGTTTCTGCGGCAATGGAAGGTGTAATCGAGGGAATTCCTAGTATTGCCATCTCTTTAGCTAGTTTTACTTACCCAGAGTTTAGCGTCGCGGCTAATTTCGCCCGACAGTTACTCGACCAATTAAGCAAACAGCCACTCGAAGAAGTAACTTTGCTTAATGTTAACGTGCCACCTGTAAAGCAAACGGAAATTGCCGGAGTTGCGATTACTCGTCAAGGACTGCGGCGTTATATTGA
This window encodes:
- the surE gene encoding 5'/3'-nucleotidase SurE, coding for MKLLISNDDGFLAKGIRTLANTLAQAGHEVTVVCPDRERSATGHGLTLHQPIRAEIVESIFDSRVTAWSCSGTPSDCVKFALSAVCDPRPDFVLSGINHGSNLGTDVLYSGTVSAAMEGVIEGIPSIAISLASFTYPEFSVAANFARQLLDQLSKQPLEEVTLLNVNVPPVKQTEIAGVAITRQGLRRYIESFEKRVDPRGKSYYWLAGEVVEDITQPDHLHLPAEMLTDVQAIRENYITITPLQYNLTDVGTVESLLARQSPEPGFSKGCIWSSAKSWQDRKNQQNKPS